ttcagggaagTGCACATCTTATAATTCCAGTGTCGGACCATTACACTGGTCGTGTCACATGGCGCGGGGGTAGTTACTACTACCCGAAGATTAAGGATAAATTTGAAGAATTTAACCTATTGGATAGGGTGAGGGAATCCCCTTTCAAGCAGTTTTTCGAGAGAGCACCCATACAATTTTCTGGAGCATTTTTTCATCAGTTGATGCTTCACAAAATAAAATCTGACAAGCCGGACGAGGTCCATTTCTATGTGGTAAGGAAGAGATGTAGATTTGGGAGGGTGGAGTTCGGCTTGGTCACCGGGTTAAACTTATTGCCCGACCCTACTGAGGAAGACATCAAACAAAATGGAAGCTCTGACCGGTTGATTCAGGAATATTTCAACGGTAGTGCTTCGATCACCTTCGGCCAACTGCGCAGAGTTTTTGAGAGGCTGCACGAAGGCGATGATGTTTACAAGTTGGGGATGGCCTTGTTTGTTATGGGCGTCCTCCTTTGGTAAGGAGGAGAAGACTGCCGTTCCTCCTTTTGTGATAAGAATGGTTGATAACCTTCCATTCTTCTACGAGTATCCCTGGGGAAAGATTTCTTACACCAAGCTGATGGAAAGTTGTAACAAGGATTACTTGGATGTGAAGAATAAGATGTTGAAAAAGATTGAGAAGGGAGTCACTCAGAAGGAGGCAAAATACTCAGCCTACGGCTATCTTTGCGGCGTTGCGGTATTGGGCATACGAGGCCATATTACGAGTGGGCAACGAGTATGCAGTGAGGAGGTCGCATGGCTTTCCGAGAATGGTCAACTGGGAAAGTAAGCCGAAAACTACACTCGGGAAGGATGAAGTCACCAGATTATTTGCGAAAAATGTAAGTTTGTTACGCTTTATTTTGAATTCATGttaatttccatatattatattaatatatttgttatatttttcagTTGACAGTGTACTCCGTGTTATGTCCTCGGCCGAACGAGATTGAGTTTGTGAGTTACATAACTGGGGGTCAGCCTCCGTTATTTGTTGACTTGGAGGAACTTGTGTTGGGTGAGGATGGGCAACCAACACAGGATGCTTTGCGAAGCCGAGTAGAAAAGCTTGCCTCCACATTGGAAGAGCGAGCGGAGGCAGCCGAATATTTAAAGACTCTACACCACCTCCACCGTCTCCTCCACGTGCACCGCCCGCAGTTCCTGATGGGTGCAGTGTTGACCCATCTCCGGCTTCGGTTCACGATGGGTGCGGTGTTGACCCATCGCGGCTTCGGTTCACGATGGGTGCAGTGTTGACCCACTTGCGGCGTCACAAGGTCCTCCTGTTCCCCGTCGGCTTCCATTCCCGGCACCTCGGAGGCTCGCGATCCGGTATACCCTGCCATTTTGGCAAGGTTGGAGACTGTGGAGAGGGGGCAGGCCGCTCTGCTAAGAGGACAAACAGCGATTATGGATCAGTTGAAGACCATAATGACGCTCCTGCAAGATCATGGAAGGCCGGCAGCAAATTCACAGCCACAGCCACAGCCACAGCCACAACCGGAAGAGGAGGCTCGGACACCGGAAGATGACTTCATTCTCCCAAATGATTACCAACCGGATGATGATGACATGTTCTGTACACCTGAGAAGACGAATATCACCAGCATCGGGGATACTCAGGATTCTGAGGTGCAGGTGTTAGAGACAGCTCCAGAAGTCATGGAGAACCGGAGGAAGAGAAGGCGGCCTAGGTGGTTCGCTGAGTACactgaaatgaagaagaaggctAGGGCTACTTCGACACTCGTGaatgcggacccacttagagtggtTGATCGGAAGCTGCTCAAGACTTTTCACAATTGGGTACTCGGCCAGATTGGGAACAATTACCCGAGAGAGTGCTTCACCGGTCGATACCATTCGTCTTGGTTCCTCGAACTGCATACTCCGAAATTTTGGCTTGGGAACGATGTAAGTTTTTAAGACTTTTTTACTGCTTTTGCTTTTAAAGACTTTATCtaactcttttttatttaactctgacatatttaattttcatgttttagCATTTGGATGCGGCATTCCATTTGATGAGGAGGCGGCAACACTTTTATCCCGAGTCCTACCCGAATAGATGTGTCATAATGCCGTGTATTTTCCCAGCAGGAGTTATTGCTCGGTGGGAAGCTGCGGGTGATGACCAGGCTAACTATCAGTGGGACGAGGGCATATTAGATTTGATCCGAGGGGATGAAAGTCAATTCTTGGCCAGTTGGAAGAACAAGGAGAGAATATATATGGCCCTCTACTTCGATGGAGCAAAGCATTGGGTGGCATTAGAGATAGATCTGGATCATTGGTTGTTGAACATATTTGACTCCAGCCTCGGATCGATTTCCACGAACGAATTGAACCGTCACCTGGAAATGTGGGAAAAATTACTACCAAATTTGCTGCTGCAGGCTGGCCTATTCGAGAGTCATGACATGATCCTCTTGCCTCAACTTACCGCCTCAGAGAGCCAGGTCAGAAATTTCACTTCAAAAGTCATGGATCGGGCCGTTGTTCCACAGACAAAGACAAGGTAACTTAATtacaattgatttttttgttatttaacttgaatttaatttgcacacttttattcatttactttttattgtctcATACAGCGGTAACTGCGGGATGTACGTGATAGAGCACATCGAGCATAGTATGCTGGAGACTACGTTTGATAATGTGCACGATGAGAATATGAAGAAATTTAGAGAGCGGTGGTGTGTAGATTTGTTTTACCAGAATTTAGCATGAacaaatgttttttttatttggtatttattaagataacaatgtaaatggtttttttttattggtatgtttatgttttttcaAGAGTTCATACAAATTTTACGCCTTTCTTTCGtgcaacaaattataataattatgtaaacataaaatatcacaaattctaATGTTTAAAATAGTCCAACATTAATTCAATAACAATACATAATAGTCCAACCCATCACGatacaaataaactaaaaatttatgttAAACCTCGGTAGGTGCAAGTGCTTCTGTTGTGTCCCGTGGCACCGCACTTGCTACATTTTCGTGATTTGATAATCCTTTCACCATTACAAGCAGTTCGGTTGTTCTTAATTCTTCCAACCTTTTGCTTCTTGGGTCGCCCTATTGGTTGCTTCTCAACAGGCACTCCAACTGTCATGTTCTTTATGTCATCAGGTAattcccaatcatcctcgtcaccaactGGCATAATTGTTCCTTCGTATGTTCTCCTCCAATATTCTGTTGTGTAATATGGCGAGCATAGTGTGTACACGCTAATACTTCGCTCCTGAGATGCAGCACATGCATGAGGACAAGGAAACTTCATGCACTGGAACAAGCCGCAAGTGCAACTCTTTTCCTGGAAGTCCACTACGCCACCGGTGAGAAGCATTCTTCCAGGTGAACCTGCAACGTGTAAGGCCCGCATGAGTCAACGTTCAAAAACCGacctttttcaaaatgcaatgccaagtcctcctccatttctggtgctaggGGTTTCGTCCACTTGTCAGCTTTTTCTTTTCGTGAAGCAAACCACTTCTGGACTTTGGACCTCAGGAATGCTACGGCGGCGGTGATCGGGAAGCCCCTTGCATCCTTAGTTGTGTTGTTGAAGCTCTCGGCCAGGTTGCTCGTCATTACATTGTAACGTACCCCCGGAAAGTACGGCCAGGACCCATTTTTCAAATCCGATTTCCTCAAGATATTTTGCAACCGCTGGATTCATGGCTCGAATGTTCTCAAATTCTCTGTGAAACTCTGATCTTGAATACGTGTACGCACACgtgtaaatgtgattcgtgaagacgtcagtcttgaacttgtggttgacgttcataataatgtggtggtagcatgcaccgtggtgtgcatcagggaacacgatatccaaagcacgaacaatactttgatgcctatccgaaacaaaagctaagttctcaacatcaccaatcgtttctttcaattttctcataaaataggtCCAGGAATTGTGGTTTTCACTGTCAACTATAGCAAAAGCTATCGGAAAGATATGACTCCCTGCATCCAAAGCCACTGCACACAACATTTGCCCACCATACCTAGTCTTCAAGAAAGACCCATCAACGCATATAACAGGTCGACAAAACTTAAACCCCCGAATAGAAGGACCCAGAGAGAAGAAACAATACTTGAAGTGACCATCTTCTACCACAAAATCCGTGATGGTACCTGGATTCCGCAACTGTAGCATGTGCAAGTAACTAGGTAATAAAGAGTACGAATCTTCAGGTGTACCCCGAGTCAGGTGTATTGCCTTCTCTCTGCACCTCCATGCCTTTTCGTAACTCATTTGGATCCCGTAAtccttgtgcatactttttcttaTATCAGAGGGCAACTGATCCGAGCCGTCAGTTGTgaacttatccttaattagaTGGGCAACTATTACAGGTGATGCTTGACGATTATCTTTTCCTCGAAGATCAAGGGAACATGTATGTACATTATGAAATGTACTCACCTCAAACATGTTAGAAAGTACGTTCTTCTTCGCTCTTAATCTCCACCCACAATCTGTATCCTTACATGTGACGTACCAAATGTCAGTACCGGACTTCCTAACGTAGTAGTCAAACCCTTTCTTCATTGCATACAGGCCAACAACCATCTTTAAATGCTCTTTGTCTCTAAAAAACTTTCCCACATGTAACTCCCCGCCTGGTGTGCCACCCGTAGATATATAATGACTATGATCCTCGATGTCTTCTCTTGTATACATTTTCTCCTTGAATTTACCGTAACTTgtcgaagaagaaaatggatcgCTCCATCCAGTCACATTGGTACCTCGAGCATCAGTAGGACCACTAATATCATTGGTCTCTCTACCATTATTAGGACCTGTACTGTCAGTAGTTCCTCTAGCATGACTGGTTTCGCCTGGACGACTACTACTAGTACCAGGTGTTTGACAATTTTCTCTACGTGGCATTCTTTTCCGTGTCGGTGGCCTCGGTGGTATTTGGTACGATAGTGGAGTCAAGTTCAAAGGTACAGCAGCAGGGGCCTCTGCACCTTGGTCGTCTCTTACGCCATCATTGCCCTCAACATAACATTCAGGGTCTGGACCATTAAAAAAACCATCGATGAACGGCATTTGTGCTACAATATCAGCACTCGGCATCATATTGTTTAATTCAGGTAATACATACGCAACCAACACCTCTGGATTTGTTTACGGACCAACAAAACTCCCAACCTCGCTACGATTATCCTTAACAAAACTTGGTGTGGGACTAGGATCGACGCAAACATTCTTCTTTAACAAAGTCACAAACAAAGGAATAAATTCATCTGGCTTCTTCGCAAGTGTAGATAAAAAGTACCTTGCACGCTTATCATTTCGAATAACTTCAGGAGGATACTCATAGCCTTTCCTGTACTTGTAATTTACTTCCAATTTCAAGTCATACTCCGCTTTGTCAACATCCAGTTCTTCGTACAAAACATCAACCAAACCTGAGTAGCTTAGGTTCGGATCAATGTCAATTGTCAAAGCGGCACTCCCTTTATAAATCCAATCTCTACCATCAAGCTCCCAAACACCATTATACATAACACACGCATTAACAGTTGAATCTGTCacaaacatttaaaaaaacacagttataatttacaacaaaaatctcaccgaaaaatatcttaattaatcattaataacaaaacaataatacttaattgataataaaataataattcataataattcataattcataataaaacaataattaataattcataataaaaaaaatttaataattaaaaaataattattaattgataataaaatataattaataattattactcaaaccataaaaaataaacaataattaataataattcataatttatagttaataaaataacttaaaaaaaaataattcttaaaacattaactaaaataataattaataactaataatgattaataaaaaaataactaataacacaaataataaatcaatataaaataaattaataataataaataaaaaataataatagattaaaaaaataaataataattaataataattcataatttatagttaataaaataactaaaaaaaaaataattcttaaaacattaactaaaataataattaataactaataatgattaataaaaaaataattaataacacaaataataaatcaatataaaataaattaataataataaataaaagataataatagattaaaaaaataaataataattaataataattcataatttatagttaataaaataactaaaaaaaaaataattcttaaaacattaactaaaataataattaataactaataatgattaataaaaaaataactaataacacaaataataaatcaatataaaataaattaataataataaataaaaaataataatagattaaaaaaaataaaaaaaaaatcccgtagggtccgattggtccaattggtccgaccatcggaccccacaaGGATCGGaccttatattaaaaaattcaaaaaaaaaataaaaaattcaaaaaaaaaaataaattgggccgatgggtccgacggtcggaccatcggacccacaaGGATGGATCGGaccttatattaaaaaattcaaaaaaaaaaaattcaaaaaaaataatatgggtcgatgggaccatcggacccctatgggaccatcggacccttgttccaaaaaataaaaaaaaaattaggaaaaCACATCGGACCCGAGgagggtccgaccatcggacccagtgatggaccatcggacccatcggccCATCACCCCTGTCAACAAATTTTTTCCCACGTCGGGCCACCCATCGGGCCAGCATCgggccccatcggacccgacgaaaaaaaatgcagaaaaacaGCAAAATCCCAGTTTTCACATGCAGCAAAAAATATAAcagaaaaaataacaaaataacagcaacaatccacagatcaatcatcaaacacaacgttcttaattaaatatgacaacaacaaacaagatttagaaaaaaaaaaatt
This Cannabis sativa cultivar Pink pepper isolate KNU-18-1 chromosome 6, ASM2916894v1, whole genome shotgun sequence DNA region includes the following protein-coding sequences:
- the LOC133038891 gene encoding uncharacterized protein LOC133038891, producing MDQLKTIMTLLQDHGRPAANSQPQPQPQPQPEEEARTPEDDFILPNDYQPDDDDMFCTPEKTNITSIGDTQDSEVQVLETAPEVMENRRKRRRPRWFAEYTEMKKKARATSTLVNADPLRVVDRKLLKTFHNWVLGQIGNNYPRECFTGRYHSSWFLELHTPKFWLGNDHLDAAFHLMRRRQHFYPESYPNRCVIMPCIFPAGVIARWEAAGDDQANYQWDEGILDLIRGDESQFLASWKNKERIYMALYFDGAKHWVALEIDLDHWLLNIFDSSLGSISTNELNRHLEMWEKLLPNLLLQAGLFESHDMILLPQLTASESQVRNFTSKVMDRAVVPQTKTSGNCGMYVIEHIEHSMLETTFDNVHDENMKKFRERWCVDLFYQNLA